Proteins from one Elusimicrobiota bacterium genomic window:
- a CDS encoding glycosyltransferase family 2 protein produces MLLSVILPCYEEEAAAGRFVDELFPALDALAIPYEVIAVDDGSYDDTAGVLRNLAGERRNFKAMAHAGNRGLGAALRTGFAEASGDWIATLDADLTFHPAQLRALLDCQKATGADMVCGSPFLSAAGASQVPWWRRLPSLWVNGLYRRLCGPQLTAYTPIFRLYRAETLRSLRLESMGFEINAEIAARFLAAGKSVAEVPVVLTARRQGASKLSPLRELWRYGRLALRLRREAKSR; encoded by the coding sequence GTGCTGCTCTCCGTCATCCTGCCTTGCTATGAAGAGGAGGCCGCCGCGGGGCGCTTTGTCGATGAGCTCTTCCCGGCGCTCGACGCGCTGGCGATCCCCTACGAGGTCATCGCGGTGGACGACGGCTCCTACGACGACACGGCCGGGGTGCTGCGCAACCTCGCCGGTGAGCGGCGCAACTTCAAGGCCATGGCTCATGCGGGCAACCGCGGCCTGGGCGCGGCCCTGCGCACGGGCTTCGCCGAGGCGTCCGGGGACTGGATCGCCACTCTGGACGCGGACCTGACCTTCCACCCTGCGCAGTTGCGGGCCCTGCTGGACTGCCAGAAGGCCACCGGCGCGGATATGGTCTGCGGGTCGCCCTTCCTATCGGCCGCGGGCGCGTCCCAGGTCCCTTGGTGGCGCCGGCTGCCCAGCCTCTGGGTCAACGGCCTCTACCGCCGCCTCTGCGGGCCGCAGCTCACGGCCTACACGCCGATCTTCCGGCTCTACCGCGCCGAGACCCTGCGCTCCCTGCGCCTGGAGAGCATGGGCTTCGAGATCAACGCGGAGATCGCGGCGCGCTTCCTGGCCGCGGGCAAGAGCGTGGCCGAGGTCCCGGTCGTGCTGACCGCGCGCCGGCAGGGGGCCTCCAAGCTCTCCCCCTTGCGGGAGCTCTGGCGCTACGGCCGCCTGGCCCTGCGGCTGCGCCGCGAGGCCAAGTCCAGGTGA